The following proteins are co-located in the uncultured Propionivibrio sp. genome:
- a CDS encoding ABC transporter substrate-binding protein — MHCRKLVSLCAAAVCFAALPLTASAQQKLYVYTSMKESMVSGLKTAFTKKYPDIKIDFQSAGAGKLMAKIAAERESGKILADVLWTSEIPDFYQLKAGGLLLKYIPTESKALINPLPDYDGSFTPARLGTIGIAYNTRFVKEAPKTWDDLKKPAFKGAFGIANPALSGTAFMSVEVIAQKLGWQYFEALRANGAKIGKGSGQVVDDTASGDLVGCLGVDYITLDKVDKGANLALVFPPEMLVIPSPVAIFKNSPNAEAAKKFVDFLVSREGQAIIAEDGTLPVRTDVKIPDRFKAVLPPADEAMKRALPVDYRKMAAEKEAEVRGTKKPDAAGQLSDKEATIKKFTDIMQK; from the coding sequence ATGCATTGTCGGAAACTCGTCTCCCTCTGCGCCGCCGCCGTCTGCTTTGCGGCACTCCCGCTGACGGCCAGCGCACAGCAAAAGCTCTACGTCTACACCTCGATGAAGGAATCGATGGTCAGCGGTCTGAAAACCGCGTTCACCAAGAAATACCCGGACATCAAGATCGACTTCCAGTCGGCCGGCGCCGGCAAGCTGATGGCCAAGATCGCCGCCGAGCGCGAGTCCGGCAAGATCCTCGCCGACGTGCTGTGGACCAGCGAGATCCCGGACTTCTACCAACTCAAGGCCGGCGGCCTGCTGCTCAAGTACATACCGACCGAAAGCAAGGCGCTGATCAACCCGCTGCCTGACTATGACGGTTCGTTCACCCCGGCCCGCCTCGGCACCATCGGGATCGCCTACAACACGCGCTTCGTCAAGGAAGCGCCGAAAACCTGGGACGACCTCAAGAAGCCGGCCTTCAAGGGCGCCTTCGGCATCGCCAACCCGGCGCTGTCCGGCACGGCCTTCATGAGCGTCGAAGTCATCGCCCAGAAGTTGGGCTGGCAATACTTCGAAGCCTTGCGCGCCAACGGCGCCAAGATCGGCAAGGGCTCCGGACAGGTCGTCGACGACACGGCCTCGGGCGACCTCGTCGGCTGTCTCGGCGTCGACTACATCACGCTCGACAAGGTCGACAAAGGCGCCAACCTGGCGCTCGTCTTCCCGCCCGAAATGCTCGTCATTCCAAGCCCGGTCGCGATCTTCAAGAACAGCCCGAACGCGGAAGCGGCTAAGAAGTTCGTCGACTTCCTCGTTTCCAGGGAAGGCCAGGCGATCATCGCCGAGGACGGCACCCTCCCGGTCCGCACCGACGTCAAGATCCCCGACCGCTTCAAGGCCGTGCTGCCGCCCGCCGACGAGGCGATGAAGCGCGCGCTGCCGGTCGACTACCGCAAGATGGCCGCCGAAAAGGAAGCCGAAGTGCGCGGCACCAAGAAGCCCGACGCCGCCGGCCAACTCAGCGACAAGGAAGCGACGATCAAGAAGTTCACCGACATCATGCAGAAGTGA